In the Syntrophus aciditrophicus SB genome, TTATGAGTATTTCCTCGGCGAGTTCGCCAACGCCGAAGGGAAAAAGGGCGGACAGTTCTATACTCCCAAATCCATCGTCCGTTTGATGGTCGAGATGATTGAACCGTTCAAGGGCCGGGTTTACGACCCCTGCTGCGGCAGCGGTGGCATGTTCATCATGAGCGAACGTTTCGTGGAAAACCACCAAGGAAAAGTCGATGACATTTCCATCTTCGGACAGGAAAGCAACCAAACGACATATCGCCTGTGCCGGATGAATCTGGCAATCCGAGGGATTGACGGCTCGCAAGTCAAATGGAACACTGAAGGTTCGTTTCTTAATGATGTCCACAAAGACTTGAAGTCGGATTTTATCCTAGCCAATCCGCCTTTTAATGACAGCGACTGGTCCGGCCAACTCCTCCAAAGTGATCCCCGCTGGAAATACGGTGTCCCTCAGGCTGCCAACGCCAACTTCGCTTGGCTGCAGCACATGATTTATCATCTGTCCCCCAAAGGGATCATGGCCTGCGTCCTGGCCAACGGTTCACTCTCCAGCCAAACCAATAATGAGGGAGAAATCCGTAAATCCTTGGTTGAAAACGATTTGGTAGATTGCATCGTGGCTCTTCCGAAACAGCTTTTCTACAACACCGGGATTCCGGCTTGCCTTTGGTTCCTCTCCAGGAAACGTGCGGGTAATGGTGACAGGAAGAGAAGCAGCGAGATTCTTTTTATAGATGCCAGCGAAGAAGGCTTCATGGAGGACCGCACCCATCGCGCCTTCAGTGACGATGATATCGCAAAAATAGCGGGAACTTATCATGAATGGCGGAAGCAGGGCGGGAAATATGAAGACGTTAGAGGATTCTGCAAGTCTGCTGATATAGAAGAAATAACCAAGCATAATTTCGTTTTGATGCCTGGGCGCTATGTCGGAATCAAAGATGAGGAGGATGACGGAATACCGTTTGAGGACAAGATGGCGGGATATCTCAGTGAGCTTTCAATACAGATGGCGGAAGAAAAGAGACTGGATGAAGAAATAAAAAAGCAGCTCGGTAATATCGGGCTTAAATTGAAATAACCATGGAAATAAAAACTTCGGCAATACCAAGCGACTGGAAAATGATGACGTTAGGACAAGTAGGTGTTACCGTCACAGGCAAAACCCCATCAAAAGATAATCCCGAAGATTGGGGCGATTTATTAAGTTTTATTACTCCTACTGATATTATATCTGATTCAAAGCACCTGAAGACTGTCGCAAGGAAATTATCGGGAAGCGGAATAAATACGCTTAAAAAAATGATCATTCCCGCCGGTTCAGTTGTTGTGACTTGCATTGGTTCTGATATGGGTAAAGTTGTCATTAATAGTTATGACTCAGTTACTAACCAGCAAATCAATTCAATTAAAGTTAATGATAACAACAACAAAGATTTTGTTTATTATCTGCTGAAGAATTCATATTCCATCTTACGAAACCACGCCATTGGTGGTTCAACAATGCCAATATTAAATAAATCAACTTTTGAATCGTTGGAATTCATTTTTCCTTCCCTAACTGAACAACAGGCGATTGCAGCGGCGTTATCTTCTTTGGATGATAAAATAGAGCTCTTGCGAACACAAAACAAGACACTTGAAAATATCACTCAGACCATTTTTAAACATTGGTTTGTAGATTTTGAATTTCCTGGCAAAGACGGAAATCCATATAAATCCAGCGGCGGGAAAATGATTGAATCCGCGCTCGGAAAAATCCCGAATAATTGGAGAATTGGGAAATACGAAGATGTAGTTGATGTTGTAACCGGGAAAGGAATGAAGAAAGACAATTTAAGGAGCAATGGCCTATATAAAGTATTAGGAGCTAATGGTGAAATAGGAAAAACGGATGAATATTTATTTGACGAAGACCTTATATTAACGGGTAGAGTTGGAACTTTAGGGACGATTTTTATTTCCAGAGGCAAAGTTTGGATTTCTGACAATGTTTTAATTTCAAAACCAAAATCTGATGAGAATTGCTATTTTGCATATTTCCAATTACGTAAACTCAATTTGGAAAGCCTGAATCGCGGAAGTACTCAGCCTTTGATTACGCAAACAGACTTGAAAAACGTTGAAATAATATTGCCTCCAAAAGAGATCCTTTTTGACTGGCACTGTATGGCTTCAAGTTTATTTACAAAAATATTTAATAACGATTTTCAAATCAACACTCTTTCAAAAATCCGCGATACTCTCTTACCCAAACTGATGAAAGGAGAAATAAGAGTAGCTAGTTTCAATAATTAATTATGCAGAAATTACACATCACGTTCGAAAATTGTTACGGGATAAAGAGACTAGAAAAAGAGTTTAATTTTTCAAGGAAAAACACTTTTGCGATTTATGCACCTAACGGTGTAATGAAAACTTCTTTCGCTAAATCGTTTAAAGACCTTAGTACCGGAAAAGATTCTCGGGACTTAGTTTTTCCTGACAGAGAAAATTTACGAAATATTAAAGATGAAACCGATGCTGATATAAAACCTGAAGCGGTTTTTGTAATAGAACCATATAATGAGCAATTTAATTCTGATAAATTATCAACTCTCTTAATTAAGAGAGAATTGAAAGAAGAATACGACGATATATACAAAAATATAGAGTTAGAAAAAAATAACTTCATTAAAAAATTGAAAGGAATTTCACAAAGTTCCGATTGCGAATCCGAGTTAACCGCTACGTTTACTGAAAACCCTAAAGAAAGTCTATTTGATCTGTTGAGTAAAATTAATGAGAAGCTTGATGGATTACATACAAAATTTTCTTTTAGATATAATGATGTCTTTGATAAAAAAGGGAATGTAAAGAAGTTTTTAGATAAAAATAGTGCTGT is a window encoding:
- a CDS encoding type I restriction-modification system subunit M; this encodes MANNNNKTEAFEKTLFKAADKLRKNMDAAEYKHIVLGLIFLKYISDSFEALYEKIKEGKGDFEGADPEDPDEYRAENVFFVPQAARWSYLHSRAKLPSIGKDVDDAMEAIEKENQTLKGILPQVYARPNLDKAALGGLIDLVGNIALGTEAAKAKDLLGRVYEYFLGEFANAEGKKGGQFYTPKSIVRLMVEMIEPFKGRVYDPCCGSGGMFIMSERFVENHQGKVDDISIFGQESNQTTYRLCRMNLAIRGIDGSQVKWNTEGSFLNDVHKDLKSDFILANPPFNDSDWSGQLLQSDPRWKYGVPQAANANFAWLQHMIYHLSPKGIMACVLANGSLSSQTNNEGEIRKSLVENDLVDCIVALPKQLFYNTGIPACLWFLSRKRAGNGDRKRSSEILFIDASEEGFMEDRTHRAFSDDDIAKIAGTYHEWRKQGGKYEDVRGFCKSADIEEITKHNFVLMPGRYVGIKDEEDDGIPFEDKMAGYLSELSIQMAEEKRLDEEIKKQLGNIGLKLK
- a CDS encoding restriction endonuclease subunit S, translating into MEIKTSAIPSDWKMMTLGQVGVTVTGKTPSKDNPEDWGDLLSFITPTDIISDSKHLKTVARKLSGSGINTLKKMIIPAGSVVVTCIGSDMGKVVINSYDSVTNQQINSIKVNDNNNKDFVYYLLKNSYSILRNHAIGGSTMPILNKSTFESLEFIFPSLTEQQAIAAALSSLDDKIELLRTQNKTLENITQTIFKHWFVDFEFPGKDGNPYKSSGGKMIESALGKIPNNWRIGKYEDVVDVVTGKGMKKDNLRSNGLYKVLGANGEIGKTDEYLFDEDLILTGRVGTLGTIFISRGKVWISDNVLISKPKSDENCYFAYFQLRKLNLESLNRGSTQPLITQTDLKNVEIILPPKEILFDWHCMASSLFTKIFNNDFQINTLSKIRDTLLPKLMKGEIRVASFNN